The following coding sequences are from one Zalophus californianus isolate mZalCal1 chromosome 5, mZalCal1.pri.v2, whole genome shotgun sequence window:
- the LOC113929839 gene encoding ATP synthase F(0) complex subunit B1, mitochondrial-like: MLSWVVFSAAAAAAPCLKNTALLGPGVLQATRIFHTGQPSLAPVPPLPEHGGKVRLGLIPEEFFQFLYPKTGVTGPCVLGTGLILYFLSKEIYVITAETFSAISTIGLLIYVVKKYGASIGEFADKLNEQKIAQPEEVKQASIKQIQDATDMEKSQQALVHKRHYLFDVQRNNIAMVLELTYRERLHRVYKEVKNRLDYHISVQNMMRRKEQQHMINWVEKHVVQSISAQQEKETIAKCIADLKLLAKKAQAQPVL; the protein is encoded by the coding sequence ATGCTGTCCTGGGTGGTTTTTTCTGCGGCCGCCGCAGCGGCCCCCTGTCTGAAGAACACAGCTCTCCTTGGTCCAGGGGTATTGCAGGCAACAAGGATCTTCCACACAGGGCAGCCAAGTCTTGCCCCTGTACCACCTCTTCCTGAACATGGAGGAAAAGTTCGTTTGGGGCTGATCCCCGAAGAATTCTTCCAGTTCCTTTATCCCAAAACTGGCGTAACAGGACCCTGTGTGCTTGGAACCGGACTTATCCTATATTTTCTGTCCAAAGAAATATATGTGATTACTGCAGAGACCTTCTCTGCCATATCAACAATAGGGTTGCTTATCTACGTAGTTAAAAAATATGGTGCCTCTATTGGAGAATTTGCTGATAAACTCAATGAGCAAAAAATTGCCCAACCAGAAGAGGTGAAGCAGGCTTCCATCAAACAAATCCAGGATGCAACTGATATGGAGAAGTCACAGCAGGCCCTGGTTCACAAGCGCCATTACCTTTTTGATGTCCAGAGGAATAACATTGCTATGGTACTGGAACTTACTTACCGGGAACGGCTGCACAGAGTATACAAGGAGGTGAAGAATCGCCTGGACTATCACATCTCTGTGCAAAACATGATGCGCCGAAAGGAACAACAGCACATGATAAACTGGGTGGAGAAGCATGTGGTGCAGAGCATCTCTGCACAGCAGGAAAAGGAGACAATTGCCAAGTGCATTGCAGATCTAAAGCTGCTTGCAAAGAAGGCTCAAGCACAGCCAGTTCTGTAA